A DNA window from Streptomyces sp. CA-278952 contains the following coding sequences:
- a CDS encoding metallophosphoesterase, whose protein sequence is MTETSDTRSAASEAQDAQRSRLQRLMRYVPLIAPVLLWAAPCWVLLHTGQQWPLPVTLTGTALFVLGLAGMPLAMVHGHGRRQRDRAAIVGDTLLGGIWVLFTWSVLLGVLLRPALAVAGVGDGQDRARIVTWAVLGVAAVLLAWGYAEARRVPRVRRLDVRLPRLGAGLDGTRVALITDTHYGPLDRARWSARVCETVNTLEADLVCHTGDIADGTAERRRAQAAPLGTVQATRARVYVTGNHEYYSEAQGWVDLMDELGWEPLRNRHLLLERGGDTLVVAGVDDVTAESSGLAGHRAHLAGALHGADPDLPVLLLAHQPKFIDRAAAHGIDLQLSGHTHGGQIWPFHYLVRLDQPVVAGLSRHGARTLLYTSRGTGFWGPPFRVFAPSEITLLVLRSPQPAD, encoded by the coding sequence GTGACCGAGACAAGCGACACCCGATCCGCCGCCAGTGAAGCGCAGGACGCACAGCGGAGCCGACTGCAGCGTCTGATGCGCTACGTCCCTCTGATCGCCCCCGTCCTGCTGTGGGCCGCGCCGTGCTGGGTTCTTCTGCACACCGGCCAGCAGTGGCCGCTCCCGGTCACCCTGACCGGCACCGCGCTGTTCGTCCTCGGCCTGGCCGGTATGCCGCTCGCGATGGTGCACGGCCACGGCCGGCGCCAGCGGGACCGGGCGGCGATCGTCGGTGACACGCTGCTGGGCGGCATCTGGGTCCTGTTCACCTGGTCCGTGCTGCTCGGCGTCCTGCTCCGGCCCGCCCTGGCCGTGGCCGGTGTGGGTGACGGACAGGACCGGGCGCGCATCGTCACCTGGGCCGTCCTCGGCGTCGCCGCCGTGCTGCTGGCCTGGGGGTACGCCGAGGCCCGGCGCGTGCCGCGGGTGCGCCGCCTCGACGTTCGACTGCCGCGCCTGGGAGCCGGGTTGGACGGAACCCGGGTCGCCCTGATCACCGACACCCACTACGGTCCGCTCGACCGGGCCCGCTGGTCGGCGCGGGTCTGCGAGACGGTGAACACCCTGGAGGCCGACCTGGTCTGCCACACCGGCGACATCGCGGACGGCACGGCCGAACGCCGTCGCGCCCAGGCCGCTCCGCTGGGCACCGTGCAGGCGACCCGGGCCCGCGTCTACGTCACCGGCAACCACGAGTACTACAGCGAGGCCCAGGGCTGGGTCGACCTGATGGACGAGCTGGGCTGGGAGCCGCTGCGCAATCGCCATCTGCTGCTCGAACGCGGCGGTGACACGCTCGTGGTCGCCGGCGTCGACGACGTCACCGCCGAGTCCTCCGGACTGGCGGGCCACCGCGCCCACCTCGCCGGAGCCCTCCACGGCGCCGACCCCGACCTGCCCGTGCTCCTCCTCGCCCACCAGCCCAAGTTCATCGACCGCGCGGCGGCCCACGGCATCGACCTCCAGCTCTCCGGCCACACCCACGGCGGCCAGATCTGGCCCTTCCACTACCTCGTCCGCCTCGACCAGCCGGTCGTCGCCGGCCTCAGCCGCCACGGCGCTCGCACGCTCCTCTACACCAGCCGCGGCACCGGCTTCTGGGGCCCGCCCTTCCGCGTCTTCGCCCCCAGCGAGATCACCCTGCTCGTGCTCCGCTCCCCGCAGCCTGCCGACTGA
- a CDS encoding wax ester/triacylglycerol synthase domain-containing protein, translating into MPDPEQPTLPAPSGRSARPDRPIPSPRHPTHAVDRAFLQLERRRPDVRWDAGGVAYLSGPPPALADLRAYVGYRLGELPLLTSRVEGGRRSRWQPDADFAVDRHVHEVVADGPGAWDAALHTALNAPFAPGCYWGVWLVHGHEPDTYAVCYRFHHACQDGSAAAMTFRAMLGEGEASARPVPGRNRPSGVPRRVGAAVGLATRFVAGSLAVRGHRPDAAFAPSGERRLWRGRAPADTLRRIGAGRGGSAHDVHLAALCGALSVWSARAGVPLPRVTAVLPVDARRADEEQTWGNRCFALPLELPVRTVPEHPDGSRDGEEPLRRLDQVMATTRKLRGETWRQAIQDLVRFMPDGPTEWYLRRILSPRVTNVMATSMPLADKGSLGETQVTGTALLPLLVPGHLFAVGLSFFGDWAEVSFVADRALPLGESLPELWEQAVGELEESSTAV; encoded by the coding sequence ATGCCCGATCCCGAGCAGCCCACCCTGCCCGCCCCGTCCGGCCGCTCCGCCCGGCCCGACCGGCCGATCCCCTCGCCCCGCCACCCCACCCACGCGGTCGACCGCGCGTTCCTCCAGCTGGAGCGCCGTCGGCCCGACGTCCGCTGGGACGCGGGTGGCGTCGCCTATCTCAGTGGTCCGCCTCCGGCCCTGGCGGACCTTCGCGCGTACGTGGGCTACCGCCTCGGCGAACTGCCCCTGCTCACGAGCCGGGTGGAGGGAGGCCGGCGGTCCCGGTGGCAGCCGGACGCGGACTTCGCCGTCGACCGGCATGTGCACGAGGTGGTCGCCGACGGACCCGGCGCCTGGGACGCCGCTTTGCACACCGCGCTCAACGCCCCGTTCGCCCCGGGCTGCTACTGGGGGGTCTGGCTGGTCCACGGCCACGAACCCGACACGTACGCTGTCTGCTACCGCTTTCACCACGCCTGCCAGGACGGTTCGGCCGCCGCAATGACCTTCCGGGCCATGCTGGGTGAGGGGGAGGCGTCGGCGCGCCCGGTACCGGGCCGGAACCGTCCGTCCGGGGTGCCCCGGCGGGTCGGGGCGGCCGTCGGGCTGGCCACGAGGTTCGTGGCCGGCTCCCTGGCCGTTCGCGGTCACCGCCCGGACGCGGCCTTCGCCCCCTCCGGGGAGCGGCGGCTGTGGCGGGGCCGGGCACCGGCGGACACCCTCCGCCGGATCGGCGCCGGGCGGGGCGGCTCGGCCCACGACGTGCATCTGGCCGCGCTCTGCGGGGCGTTGTCGGTCTGGTCGGCCCGTGCCGGGGTGCCGCTCCCCCGGGTGACGGCCGTACTGCCCGTCGATGCCCGACGCGCCGACGAGGAACAGACCTGGGGAAACCGCTGCTTCGCCCTGCCGCTCGAACTGCCCGTGCGGACCGTCCCGGAACACCCGGACGGTTCCCGGGACGGTGAGGAGCCCCTGCGCCGACTGGACCAGGTCATGGCGACGACCCGGAAGCTCCGGGGCGAGACCTGGCGGCAGGCCATTCAGGACCTGGTCCGCTTCATGCCGGACGGCCCCACCGAGTGGTACCTGCGCAGGATCCTCTCGCCACGCGTCACCAACGTCATGGCCACCTCCATGCCGCTCGCCGACAAGGGGAGCCTGGGGGAGACGCAGGTGACGGGGACCGCCCTGCTGCCCCTGCTCGTACCGGGTCATCTCTTCGCCGTGGGGCTGTCGTTCTTCGGCGACTGGGCGGAGGTGTCCTTCGTCGCCGACCGCGCCCTCCCGTTGGGGGAGTCGCTGCCGGAGCTGTGGGAGCAGGCCGTGGGCGAGCTGGAGGAGAGCTCGACGGCGGTGTGA
- a CDS encoding Fur family transcriptional regulator produces the protein MSDLLQRLRGRGWRLTSQRRVVAEVLDGDHVHLTADEVHLRAAARLPEISRATVYNTLGELVTLGEVLEVSTVGRAKRFDPNARRPHQHLVCSGCGTVRDVHPVGDALGDLPEAERFGFAVGSVEITYRGLCPACS, from the coding sequence ATGAGCGACCTCCTTCAGCGGCTTCGGGGCCGTGGCTGGCGGTTGACCTCGCAGCGGCGTGTTGTCGCGGAGGTCCTCGACGGCGACCATGTGCATCTGACGGCCGACGAGGTACACCTGCGGGCCGCCGCGAGGCTGCCCGAGATCTCCCGCGCCACCGTCTACAACACGCTGGGGGAGCTCGTCACGCTCGGCGAGGTGCTGGAGGTCTCCACCGTTGGCCGGGCCAAGCGCTTCGACCCGAACGCCCGCCGCCCCCATCAGCACCTGGTGTGCTCCGGCTGCGGCACGGTCCGCGACGTCCACCCGGTCGGGGACGCCCTCGGCGACCTGCCCGAGGCCGAGCGGTTCGGGTTCGCCGTCGGCTCGGTGGAGATCACCTACCGAGGCCTGTGCCCGGCCTGCTCCTGA
- a CDS encoding SDR family oxidoreductase, translating into MHVALTGATGFLGLRLLRRLLATHRSVTVLAHAGSGNALHRITRFFELTGSPEAFVDRLPGRLRVVETDLALPRLGLSARTFQRLADGLAEIWHSAGSINLEGGLPELRRTNVEGTRRVLELAAAGRGAPAIRHVSTAFVAGGRRTGVAYEDELDAPDGFENAYEQSKYEAELLVHDWSREHGRPALVLRPGILVTDRPPHPELPSHPLQVVERILRDALGTAGSGDRLRVRTVGHPHGRLNLLQVEHAADVMVRLAGLTPSGGVDTYHVVHDRDVPVPTVVQLLERLVPLSIDLVSAKPDDPSALEALLDFYPGMTAYLAHRRRFDDTRLRTRLGPSAASAPVGLDYLWSGLAPRGGALPLSPGVPPAPFPSARYA; encoded by the coding sequence GTGCACGTCGCACTCACCGGCGCCACCGGATTCCTCGGACTGCGTCTGCTGCGTCGCCTGCTCGCCACGCACCGTTCGGTGACCGTCCTGGCCCACGCCGGGTCGGGGAACGCTCTGCACCGCATCACCCGGTTCTTCGAACTGACAGGCTCGCCGGAGGCTTTCGTCGACCGACTCCCCGGCCGGCTGCGGGTGGTGGAGACCGACCTGGCGCTGCCGCGGCTGGGCCTGTCCGCACGGACGTTCCAGAGGCTGGCCGACGGCCTCGCCGAGATCTGGCACAGCGCGGGCAGCATCAATCTGGAAGGCGGCCTTCCCGAGCTGCGACGGACCAACGTCGAAGGGACCCGGCGCGTACTGGAATTGGCGGCCGCCGGTCGCGGGGCACCCGCGATCCGCCATGTGAGCACCGCGTTCGTGGCCGGTGGACGGCGCACCGGCGTGGCGTACGAGGACGAGCTGGACGCCCCCGACGGCTTCGAGAACGCCTACGAGCAGTCCAAGTACGAGGCGGAGCTGCTGGTCCACGACTGGTCCCGGGAGCACGGCCGCCCGGCCCTGGTCCTGCGGCCGGGCATCCTGGTCACCGACCGGCCGCCGCACCCCGAGCTGCCCTCGCACCCGTTGCAGGTCGTCGAGCGCATTCTGCGCGACGCGCTGGGCACCGCCGGGTCGGGCGACCGGCTCCGCGTCCGGACCGTGGGGCATCCGCACGGCCGGCTGAACCTCTTGCAGGTGGAGCACGCTGCCGACGTCATGGTGCGGCTGGCCGGGTTGACGCCGTCGGGCGGGGTCGACACGTACCACGTCGTCCACGACCGCGATGTGCCCGTACCCACGGTCGTGCAGCTCCTGGAACGGCTGGTCCCGCTCTCGATCGACCTGGTTTCCGCCAAGCCGGACGACCCGTCGGCGTTGGAGGCGCTGCTCGACTTCTACCCGGGCATGACGGCCTACCTCGCCCATCGGCGACGGTTCGACGACACCCGGCTCAGAACCCGGCTCGGGCCGTCGGCGGCCTCCGCCCCGGTGGGCCTCGACTACCTGTGGTCCGGGCTGGCCCCCCGGGGCGGGGCCCTGCCCCTGTCGCCGGGCGTCCCCCCGGCCCCTTTCCCGTCCGCCCGGTACGCCTGA
- a CDS encoding PIG-L family deacetylase, which yields MTDRPLTLMAVHAHPDDEATGTGGVLARYAAEGIRTVLVTCTDGGCGDGPGGVKPGDPGHDPAAVASMRRRELEASCEVLGVSDLETLDYADSGMIGWPSNEAPGSFWQTPVGKGAARLAELMRHYRPDVVVTYDENGFYGHPDHIQAHRITMAAVEMTELTPKVYWTTMPHSMLRRFGEAMREFHEDMPQPDPESERQSAPEPDPAEAAAMAEIGLPDDEVTTWVDTTAFSGQKFDALAAHASQGDNIFFLKMGKERFGDLMGTETFVRVQDSTGAALPEKDLFAGLR from the coding sequence ATGACCGACCGGCCCTTGACTCTCATGGCCGTGCACGCCCACCCCGACGACGAGGCGACCGGAACCGGAGGGGTCCTGGCGCGGTACGCGGCGGAAGGTATCCGCACGGTTCTCGTGACGTGTACCGACGGCGGCTGCGGCGACGGGCCGGGGGGTGTCAAGCCGGGCGACCCCGGACACGACCCGGCCGCCGTCGCCTCGATGCGCCGCCGGGAGCTGGAGGCGAGCTGCGAGGTCCTCGGGGTCAGCGATCTGGAGACGCTGGACTACGCCGACTCCGGAATGATCGGCTGGCCGAGCAACGAGGCTCCGGGATCCTTCTGGCAGACCCCGGTGGGGAAGGGCGCCGCCCGCCTCGCGGAACTCATGCGGCACTACCGCCCCGACGTCGTCGTCACCTACGACGAGAACGGCTTCTACGGCCACCCCGACCACATCCAGGCCCACCGCATCACGATGGCGGCGGTGGAGATGACCGAGCTGACGCCGAAGGTGTACTGGACGACGATGCCCCACTCGATGCTGCGGCGGTTCGGGGAAGCCATGCGCGAGTTCCACGAGGACATGCCGCAGCCGGATCCGGAGTCGGAGCGGCAGTCGGCGCCCGAGCCGGATCCGGCCGAGGCCGCGGCGATGGCCGAGATCGGCCTCCCCGACGACGAGGTCACCACGTGGGTGGACACCACCGCGTTCAGCGGCCAGAAGTTCGACGCGCTGGCCGCGCACGCCAGCCAGGGCGACAACATCTTCTTCCTCAAGATGGGCAAGGAGAGGTTCGGCGACCTGATGGGCACGGAGACCTTCGTACGCGTCCAGGACTCCACCGGCGCTGCCCTGCCCGAGAAGGACCTCTTCGCCGGACTCCGCTGA
- the katG gene encoding catalase/peroxidase HPI, whose product MTENRESHVFDPVTPDSPETAVPEVPEAQAGGCPVAHGRAPHPTQGGGNRQWWPDRLNLKILAKNPAVANPLGAEFDYAAAFQGLDLPTVKRDIAEVLTTSQDWWPADFGNYGPLMIRMAWHSAGTYRISDGRGGAGAGQQRFAPLNSWPDNGNLDKARRLLWPVKKKYGQALSWADLLILTGNVALETMGLKTFGFAGGREDVWESEEDVYWGPETTWLDDERYTGDRELENPLGAVQMGLIYVNPEGPNGNPDPVAAARDIRETFRRMAMNDEETVALIAGGHTFGKTHGAGPAVSVGADPEGAPMEEQGLGWRSSHGTGKGGDAITSGLEVTWTSTPTTWGNEFFDNLFAYEYELTESPAGAKQWVAKDAEATIPDAHDASKKHKPQMLTTDLSLRFDPAYEEISRRFHENPDQFADAFARAWYKLTHRDMGPVQRYLGAEVPSEVLLWQDPLPARTAEPLDAADIAALKEQVLATDLTVAQLVSAAWASAASFRGSDKRGGANGARVRLEPQRGWEANDPDELAQVLRALEGIQESFDAEGGKQVSLADLIVLAGNAAVEQAAKDAGVVVEVPFTAGRVDATQDQTDVESFAALEPVYDGFRNYAGKGSRLPAEYLLLDRANLLTLSAPETTVLVGGLRVLGANSGGSKHGVLTDRPGTLTNDFFVNLLDLGITWKSTSAAQDEFEARDATGRVKWTGTRADLVFGSNSELRALAEVYASDDARQKFVTDFVAAWSKVMDLDRFDLV is encoded by the coding sequence ATGACCGAGAACCGCGAGTCGCATGTCTTTGATCCCGTCACCCCGGATTCGCCCGAGACGGCCGTCCCCGAGGTGCCCGAGGCGCAGGCGGGCGGCTGCCCCGTGGCCCACGGGCGTGCGCCGCACCCCACGCAGGGCGGCGGGAACCGCCAGTGGTGGCCGGACCGCCTCAATCTGAAGATCCTCGCCAAGAACCCCGCCGTGGCGAACCCGCTCGGTGCGGAGTTCGACTACGCGGCCGCGTTCCAGGGGCTCGACCTGCCCACGGTGAAGCGGGACATCGCCGAGGTGCTCACCACGTCGCAGGACTGGTGGCCGGCCGACTTCGGCAACTACGGGCCGCTGATGATCCGGATGGCCTGGCACAGCGCCGGCACGTATCGCATCAGCGACGGCCGCGGTGGCGCGGGCGCCGGTCAGCAGCGCTTCGCCCCGCTGAACAGCTGGCCGGACAACGGCAACCTGGACAAGGCCCGCCGCCTGCTGTGGCCGGTCAAGAAGAAGTACGGCCAGGCGCTGTCCTGGGCCGACCTGCTGATCCTCACCGGCAACGTCGCCCTGGAGACGATGGGGCTGAAGACCTTCGGCTTCGCCGGCGGCCGCGAGGACGTCTGGGAGTCGGAGGAGGACGTCTACTGGGGCCCGGAGACCACCTGGCTCGACGACGAGCGCTACACCGGCGACCGTGAGCTGGAGAACCCGCTCGGCGCGGTCCAGATGGGCCTGATCTACGTCAATCCCGAGGGCCCGAACGGCAATCCGGACCCGGTCGCCGCCGCCCGCGACATCCGCGAGACCTTCCGCCGGATGGCGATGAACGACGAGGAGACCGTCGCTCTCATCGCCGGTGGCCACACCTTCGGCAAGACGCACGGAGCGGGCCCGGCGGTGAGCGTCGGCGCGGACCCCGAGGGCGCCCCGATGGAGGAGCAGGGCCTGGGCTGGCGCAGCTCCCACGGGACGGGCAAGGGCGGGGACGCCATCACCAGTGGGCTGGAGGTGACCTGGACCAGCACCCCGACCACGTGGGGCAACGAGTTCTTCGACAACCTCTTCGCCTACGAGTACGAGCTGACCGAGTCCCCGGCCGGTGCGAAGCAGTGGGTCGCCAAGGACGCGGAGGCGACCATCCCGGACGCCCACGACGCGTCGAAGAAGCACAAGCCGCAGATGCTCACCACCGACCTGTCGCTGCGCTTCGACCCGGCCTACGAGGAGATCTCGCGCCGCTTCCACGAGAACCCGGACCAGTTCGCGGACGCCTTCGCGCGCGCCTGGTACAAGCTGACGCACCGTGACATGGGCCCGGTCCAGCGCTACCTGGGCGCCGAGGTGCCGTCCGAGGTGCTGCTGTGGCAGGACCCGCTGCCCGCGCGCACCGCTGAGCCGCTGGACGCCGCGGACATCGCCGCGCTGAAGGAGCAGGTGCTCGCCACGGACCTGACGGTGGCTCAGCTGGTCTCGGCCGCCTGGGCGTCGGCCGCGTCCTTCCGCGGCAGCGACAAGCGTGGCGGCGCCAACGGCGCCCGGGTCCGTCTGGAGCCGCAGCGCGGCTGGGAGGCGAACGACCCAGACGAGCTGGCCCAGGTCCTGCGGGCTCTGGAAGGTATTCAGGAGTCCTTCGACGCCGAGGGCGGCAAGCAGGTCTCGCTGGCCGACCTGATCGTCCTCGCGGGCAACGCGGCCGTCGAGCAGGCGGCCAAGGACGCCGGTGTCGTCGTGGAGGTGCCGTTCACGGCGGGCCGGGTCGACGCCACGCAGGACCAGACGGACGTCGAGTCCTTCGCCGCCCTGGAGCCCGTGTACGACGGCTTCCGCAACTACGCGGGCAAGGGCAGCCGCCTGCCCGCGGAGTACCTGCTCCTGGACCGGGCCAACCTGCTGACGCTGAGCGCCCCGGAGACCACGGTCCTGGTCGGCGGTCTGCGGGTGCTGGGCGCCAATTCCGGCGGCTCGAAGCACGGTGTCCTCACCGACCGCCCGGGCACGCTGACCAACGACTTCTTCGTGAACCTGCTCGACCTGGGCATCACCTGGAAATCGACGTCGGCGGCGCAGGACGAGTTCGAGGCCCGCGACGCGACCGGCCGGGTCAAGTGGACCGGTACCCGCGCGGACCTGGTCTTCGGCTCCAACTCCGAACTCCGTGCCCTCGCCGAGGTGTACGCGAGCGACGACGCGCGGCAGAAGTTCGTGACGGACTTCGTCGCCGCCTGGAGCAAGGTCATGGACCTCGACCGCTTCGACCTGGTCTGA
- a CDS encoding ABC transporter permease, which yields MRRHWLLFATASRYALTGHARNRFAMLLVVVYIPVWIVLAYVTIPDEPAPFRLRATGEILSPPGNHLTQITGALNAVTLIAGFMMFAATFTGGAFDRRLAMAGYPRYHLVLAKLSALTLVCVAVAAYATVVVGFAWPPRQPLLLAAALFCAALTYGALGVVFGSVLRREVEGMFAILMISILDVALQNPLSSSGSDSAVVRFLPTYGAVQASMSAAFSDASAVRGLVIQCLWLVGAASAGFLVFRRRTRNALSPGWVRWVPSPRNRGRETADGPLVARTADDPVCHRPPHRKARDLRGR from the coding sequence ATGAGGCGCCACTGGCTCCTGTTCGCCACGGCGTCCAGGTACGCGTTGACCGGGCACGCCCGCAACCGGTTCGCGATGCTGCTGGTGGTCGTGTACATCCCCGTGTGGATCGTCCTCGCCTATGTGACCATTCCCGATGAGCCGGCCCCGTTCCGGCTCCGGGCCACCGGCGAGATCCTGTCCCCGCCCGGCAACCACCTCACCCAGATCACCGGTGCGCTGAACGCGGTCACCCTGATCGCCGGGTTCATGATGTTCGCGGCCACCTTCACGGGAGGCGCTTTCGACCGGCGCCTGGCGATGGCGGGCTACCCTCGCTACCACCTCGTCCTCGCGAAGCTGTCCGCGCTCACGCTGGTCTGTGTCGCCGTCGCGGCGTACGCCACGGTCGTCGTCGGATTCGCCTGGCCGCCGCGACAGCCCCTCCTCCTCGCCGCCGCCCTGTTCTGCGCGGCCCTGACCTATGGCGCGCTGGGCGTGGTCTTCGGATCGGTGCTTCGCCGGGAGGTCGAGGGCATGTTCGCCATCCTGATGATCAGCATCCTCGACGTCGCCCTGCAGAATCCCCTCTCCAGCTCCGGGTCGGACAGCGCCGTCGTGCGCTTCCTCCCGACGTACGGAGCCGTGCAGGCGAGCATGTCCGCGGCCTTCTCCGACGCGTCGGCCGTCCGGGGGCTCGTGATCCAGTGTCTCTGGCTCGTCGGCGCCGCATCGGCCGGCTTCCTGGTCTTCCGGCGGCGGACCAGGAACGCGCTCTCACCGGGATGGGTGAGGTGGGTTCCGTCCCCTCGCAACCGCGGCCGTGAGACGGCCGATGGCCCCCTCGTCGCACGGACGGCCGACGACCCTGTGTGCCACCGTCCGCCGCACCGAAAGGCCCGTGACCTGCGCGGGCGGTGA
- a CDS encoding ABC transporter ATP-binding protein, whose protein sequence is MDVQDVHHSYRQHAVLRGVDLRLRPGTLAGIVGENGAGKTTLLKILSGELGPDRGSVRHHGRFGYCPQSVVLDDSFTVRQHLDLFKAAFGLADLRRAEEVMETLAFTECLDRRAGLLSGGSRQKLNLTLALMHDPDVLLLDEPYQGFDWETYLRFWELATRLRDAGRSVLVVSHLAYDIDRLDLLWRLENGRLHRQERPTGAAA, encoded by the coding sequence ATGGACGTCCAAGATGTGCACCACTCCTACCGGCAGCACGCCGTTCTCCGGGGAGTCGACCTCCGGCTACGGCCCGGCACCCTCGCCGGGATCGTCGGGGAGAACGGCGCGGGCAAGACGACGCTGCTGAAGATCCTCTCCGGTGAGCTCGGGCCGGACCGCGGATCGGTGCGGCACCACGGCAGGTTCGGCTACTGCCCGCAGTCCGTGGTTCTGGACGACTCCTTCACCGTCCGCCAGCACCTCGACCTCTTCAAGGCCGCGTTCGGCCTCGCCGACCTGCGGCGGGCCGAGGAGGTGATGGAGACCCTGGCCTTCACCGAGTGCCTCGACCGGCGTGCGGGCCTGCTCAGCGGCGGCTCGCGGCAGAAGCTGAACCTGACCCTGGCGCTCATGCACGACCCGGACGTGCTCCTCCTGGACGAGCCCTACCAGGGGTTCGACTGGGAGACGTATCTGCGCTTCTGGGAGCTGGCGACGAGGTTGCGCGACGCCGGGCGTTCGGTGCTGGTCGTCTCGCACCTGGCGTACGACATCGACCGGCTGGATCTGCTCTGGCGCCTGGAGAACGGACGCCTCCACCGCCAGGAGCGGCCCACGGGGGCGGCGGCATGA
- a CDS encoding flavin-containing monooxygenase translates to MIGAGPSGLAASKVLASRGLPFDCFEAGSGIGGLWRYGNDNGMSGVYASLHANISKESMSFSSLAMPETYPVFPHHSKVLAYLEQYAASFGLHRHIGFGTEVTSVRPLEDGGWEVVRRRRGDTEARTQRYTEVVVANGHHWDPRLPDPAVPGAEDFAGLALHSHDYRSPEPYAGRRVLVIGMGNSACEIAAEVSRTAARTFLSARDTAHVFPKMLLGRPADHLAGSPLAGLPRFLKEPAMALLLRLTRGAPAHYGLPEPVRGPLAAHPSTSDELLVQLARGAVTPKPGVSSFGRDTAFFADGSRESVDAVVYATGYSISFPFLAPSVFAAPGGRTELYLRTVPPRLPGLYFMGLAQPAGAAFPLLEPQAEWIADLIEGAVRLPAPAEMTRAIARARRQHDKAYAPTYRHGIEIDIRSYRRALRRELRAGRRRARGVLPPRQGASSPTPVPDAV, encoded by the coding sequence GTGATCGGAGCGGGCCCGTCCGGCCTGGCGGCGAGCAAGGTCCTCGCCTCGCGCGGCCTTCCGTTCGACTGCTTCGAGGCGGGTTCGGGCATCGGCGGCCTCTGGCGCTACGGCAACGACAACGGTATGTCGGGGGTGTACGCGTCGCTCCACGCGAACATCTCCAAGGAGAGCATGTCGTTCTCCTCGCTGGCGATGCCGGAGACCTACCCGGTCTTCCCGCACCACAGCAAGGTCCTCGCCTACCTGGAGCAGTACGCCGCTTCCTTCGGCCTGCACCGGCACATCGGATTCGGCACGGAGGTCACCTCCGTACGGCCCCTGGAGGACGGCGGCTGGGAGGTCGTCCGCCGGCGCCGTGGCGACACGGAGGCGCGGACGCAGCGCTACACCGAGGTGGTGGTGGCCAACGGGCACCACTGGGACCCGCGGTTGCCGGACCCCGCCGTACCGGGAGCCGAGGATTTCGCCGGCCTCGCTCTCCACTCGCACGACTACCGCTCCCCCGAGCCGTACGCCGGCCGACGGGTGCTCGTGATCGGCATGGGCAACTCCGCGTGCGAGATCGCGGCGGAGGTCTCCCGTACGGCGGCGCGGACATTCCTCTCCGCGCGCGACACGGCGCACGTGTTCCCCAAGATGCTGCTCGGCCGGCCGGCCGACCACTTGGCGGGGAGCCCGCTGGCCGGCCTGCCACGGTTTCTCAAGGAGCCGGCGATGGCGCTTCTCCTGCGGCTGACCCGGGGCGCCCCCGCTCATTACGGGCTTCCCGAACCGGTCCGTGGGCCCCTCGCCGCCCACCCCTCCACTTCGGACGAACTCCTCGTCCAGCTGGCCCGGGGCGCGGTCACCCCCAAGCCCGGCGTCAGCTCCTTCGGCCGGGACACGGCGTTCTTCGCGGACGGCAGCCGCGAGAGCGTGGACGCCGTGGTGTACGCCACCGGGTACTCCATCTCCTTCCCCTTTCTGGCCCCCTCCGTCTTCGCCGCCCCGGGCGGCCGCACGGAGCTCTATCTGCGCACGGTGCCGCCCCGGCTCCCCGGGCTCTACTTCATGGGACTCGCCCAACCCGCCGGCGCCGCCTTCCCGTTGCTCGAACCGCAGGCCGAATGGATCGCCGACCTGATCGAGGGAGCGGTCCGCCTGCCGGCCCCGGCGGAGATGACACGGGCGATCGCCCGCGCGCGGCGACAGCACGACAAGGCCTACGCGCCCACCTACCGTCACGGGATCGAGATCGACATCCGCTCCTACCGGCGAGCCCTCCGGCGGGAACTCCGGGCAGGCAGGCGCCGCGCCCGCGGTGTGCTCCCGCCCCGGCAGGGGGCGAGCTCTCCCACGCCCGTGCCCGACGCCGTGTGA